One stretch of Malus domestica chromosome 14, GDT2T_hap1 DNA includes these proteins:
- the LOC103454988 gene encoding arabinogalactan O-methyltransferase 2-like, protein MPPEVPHFCSFVAPLVRFTSAVSPQEQENKAHRHNQSRGSKAMNFSRTKLIPFLVLILSIVSVLRLVRIAVTTSPPPPPTLGKTCSFPFICTKFPAETNASANTSALRKKEYQLLSNLISQKAPCNLLIFGLEPQYVSLSSINTGGTTVFLEDDQNKISTLKPNSNTTRVYKVDYQIPAKEAYKLLQHARGNPDCKPKLLQQSKCQLALKNLPQEVYELKWDVVVVDGPSGNTPEEPGRMSSIYSASMIARNANITHVVVHDVDRMIEKWFSWEFLCDENLVSSKGRLWNFRITGQLNSTIFCPAKEITIE, encoded by the coding sequence ATGCCCCCCGAAGTGCCTCATTTTTGCTCTTTCGTAGCTCCTCTCGTTCGGTTCACTTCTGCAGTCTCACCGCAAGAACAAGAGAACAAGGCTCATAGACACAACCAATCAAGAGGATCTAAAGCCATGAACTTTTCCAGAACAAAACTCATCCCTTtccttgttttgatcctttcgATTGTTTCGGTGCTCAGACTTGTTAGAATTGCAGTAACtacttctcctcctcctcctcctactCTTGGAAAAACATGTTCTTTCCCTTTCATATGCACCAAGTTTCCGGCAGAAACAAACGCATCTGCCAACACCTCCGCCCTCAGGAAAAAGGAATACCAACTGCTGTCGAATCTCATTTCGCAGAAAGCTCCCTGCAACCTCCTCATATTCGGGCTTGAACCTCAGTACGTATctctctcatcaatcaatacAGGCGGCACCACCGTCTTTCTAGAGGATGATCAAAACAAGATAAGCACACTGAAACCAAATTCCAACACAACCAGAGTTTACAAGGTGGACTACCAGATACCTGCAAAAGAGGCTTACAAGCTGCTCCAGCATGCAAGGGGAAACCCAGATTGCAAACCGAAACTGCTTCAACAATCAAAATGTCAACTTGCATTGAAAAACCTACCGCAAGAAGTCTACGAGCTTAAATgggatgtggtggtggtggatggacCGAGCGGGAACACACCAGAGGAACCGGGTAGGATGTCATCAATCTATTCTGCTAGTATGATAGCAAGAAATGCAAACATTACGCATGTCGTTGTGCATGACGTAGATCGAATGATCGAGAAGTGGTTTTCCTGGGAGTTTCTGTGTGATGAGAACTTAGTTTCTTCAAAAGGGAGATTATGGAACTTTAGGATCACAGGCCAATTAAATTCTACAATTTTTTGCCCTGCCAAAGAGATTACGATAGAGTAA
- the LOC103454976 gene encoding TITAN-like protein isoform X1, which produces MQEKKKKRYEFEYCVVCKLNHDQGPSHKYIPSHTKSLSAFLTRFQAKLSDVRFFLKNPIPLRPEHASRNRLWCVFCDSDIDELDSSFACGNAINHLANVEHLKNLKHFLWKYGGGMDRVDTFRISEDELAKWEKKCNSLKLEAVPCGEGSQGPTFGPSNDIHTELKYGIIDTFENNSSSSFSNGVMPLLYHTNEYQVSHSGLPQVTNVGCFSQDVATSSYHGGSSSVSRSNQHSLVSNGRKSSADGYFSNERMREGSQHERMTNEQSSSPVFQNLTQISSMGPKEARGNVRTGAPPPWLQADEEIQCSVPLKRVSGSLVPPSNKSGKSKKLNPNRVGAAWAERRKREMEMEKRGEIVMSDCDASWLPNFGRVWQSGSRKESRKEFELEKQNLPKVESQSDMPIKIQPYISKRMVSSMFHLSIELIRVNNFAMMVIQVDDSSDDRHGGRTNVHVLYFFPRVCGVGLVKWSWQYDGRQVAN; this is translated from the exons AtgcaggagaagaagaagaagaggtacGAGTTCGAGTACTGCGTGGTTTGCAAGCTGAATCACGACCAAGGTCCGAGCCACAAGTACATACCCAGCCACACCAAGTCCCTCTCCGCCTTCCTCACTCGCTTCCAAGCCAAGCTCTCCGATGTCCGCTTCTTCCTCAAAAACCCTATCCCTCTCCGCCCCGAACACGCCTCCCGCAACCGCCTCTGGTGCGTTTTCTGCGACTCCGACATCGACGAGCTCGATAGCTCCTTCGCCTG TGGTAATGCAATTAATCACCTTGCGAACGTGGAACATCTGAAGAATTTGAAGCATTTCTTGTGGAAATACGGTGGAGGAATGGACCGTGTCGATACATTCAGAATTTCGGAAGATGAACTTGCTAAG TGGGAGAAGAAGTGTAATTCATTGAAGCTTGAAGCTGTGCCATGTGGTGAAGGATCTCAAGGACCGACATTTGGACCATCGAATGATATCCATACTGAACTGAAATACGGAATTATAGATACTTTTGAAAATAATAGTAGTTCAAGTTTTTCAAATGGTGTTATGCCTTTACTATATCATACAAATGAGTATCAGGTATCCCATTCAGGACTCCCTCAAGTTACAAATGTTGGCTGCTTTTCGCAAGATGTTGCTACCTCTTCTTATCATGGGGGATCAAGTTCTG TTAGCAGGAGTAACCAACATTCTTTGGTTTCTAATGGTAGAAAATCCTCGGCTGATGGTTACTTCAGTAATGAAAGG ATGAGAGAGGGGTCTCAGCATGAAAGAATGACAAACGAGCAGAGCAGTTCTCCAG TTTTTCAGAATCTCACCCAAATATCGTCCATGGGTCCTAAAGAGGCTAGAGGAAATGTGCGCACTGGGGCACCTCCTCCTTGGCTTCAAGCAGATGAAGAAATTCAGTGTAGTGTTCCACTGAAACGAGTTTCAGGTAGCCTTGTTCCCCCGTCAAATAAATCGGGGAAGTCCAAGAAATTGAACCCAAACCGTGTGGGAGCAGCTTGGGCAGAAAGGAGAAAGAGGGAGATGGAGATGGAGAAAAGAGGGGAAATTGTCATGAGTGACTGCGATGCCAGTTGGCTCCCTAATTTTGGTAGAGTTTGGCAGTCCGGTAGCCGAAAAGAGTCCAGAAAAGAATTTGAGTTGGAGAAACAAAATTTACCCAAGGTTGAAAGTCAGTCGGATATGCCAATTAAGATACAGCCTTACATCAGCAAACGAATGGTGAGTTCCATGTTCCATCTTAGCAT AGAACTGATTCGAGTCAATAATTTTGCCATGATGGTTATCCAAGTTGACGATAGCTCCGATGACAGACACGGCGGGAGAACCAATGTGCATGTTCTCTACTTTTTTCCGCGAGTTTGTGGTGTAGGTCTCGTCAAATGGAGCTGGCAGTATGATGGCAGGCAGGTAGCAAACTGA
- the LOC103454976 gene encoding TITAN-like protein isoform X2 produces the protein MQEKKKKRYEFEYCVVCKLNHDQGPSHKYIPSHTKSLSAFLTRFQAKLSDVRFFLKNPIPLRPEHASRNRLWCVFCDSDIDELDSSFACGNAINHLANVEHLKNLKHFLWKYGGGMDRVDTFRISEDELAKWEKKCNSLKLEAVPCGEGSQGPTFGPSNDIHTELKYGIIDTFENNSSSSFSNGVMPLLYHTNEYQVSHSGLPQVTNVGCFSQDVATSSYHGGSSSVSRSNQHSLVSNGRKSSADGYFSNERMREGSQHERMTNEQSSSPVFQNLTQISSMGPKEARGNVRTGAPPPWLQADEEIQCSVPLKRVSGSLVPPSNKSGKSKKLNPNRVGAAWAERRKREMEMEKRGEIVMSDCDASWLPNFGRVWQSGSRKESRKEFELEKQNLPKVESQSDMPIKIQPYISKRMRTDSSQ, from the exons AtgcaggagaagaagaagaagaggtacGAGTTCGAGTACTGCGTGGTTTGCAAGCTGAATCACGACCAAGGTCCGAGCCACAAGTACATACCCAGCCACACCAAGTCCCTCTCCGCCTTCCTCACTCGCTTCCAAGCCAAGCTCTCCGATGTCCGCTTCTTCCTCAAAAACCCTATCCCTCTCCGCCCCGAACACGCCTCCCGCAACCGCCTCTGGTGCGTTTTCTGCGACTCCGACATCGACGAGCTCGATAGCTCCTTCGCCTG TGGTAATGCAATTAATCACCTTGCGAACGTGGAACATCTGAAGAATTTGAAGCATTTCTTGTGGAAATACGGTGGAGGAATGGACCGTGTCGATACATTCAGAATTTCGGAAGATGAACTTGCTAAG TGGGAGAAGAAGTGTAATTCATTGAAGCTTGAAGCTGTGCCATGTGGTGAAGGATCTCAAGGACCGACATTTGGACCATCGAATGATATCCATACTGAACTGAAATACGGAATTATAGATACTTTTGAAAATAATAGTAGTTCAAGTTTTTCAAATGGTGTTATGCCTTTACTATATCATACAAATGAGTATCAGGTATCCCATTCAGGACTCCCTCAAGTTACAAATGTTGGCTGCTTTTCGCAAGATGTTGCTACCTCTTCTTATCATGGGGGATCAAGTTCTG TTAGCAGGAGTAACCAACATTCTTTGGTTTCTAATGGTAGAAAATCCTCGGCTGATGGTTACTTCAGTAATGAAAGG ATGAGAGAGGGGTCTCAGCATGAAAGAATGACAAACGAGCAGAGCAGTTCTCCAG TTTTTCAGAATCTCACCCAAATATCGTCCATGGGTCCTAAAGAGGCTAGAGGAAATGTGCGCACTGGGGCACCTCCTCCTTGGCTTCAAGCAGATGAAGAAATTCAGTGTAGTGTTCCACTGAAACGAGTTTCAGGTAGCCTTGTTCCCCCGTCAAATAAATCGGGGAAGTCCAAGAAATTGAACCCAAACCGTGTGGGAGCAGCTTGGGCAGAAAGGAGAAAGAGGGAGATGGAGATGGAGAAAAGAGGGGAAATTGTCATGAGTGACTGCGATGCCAGTTGGCTCCCTAATTTTGGTAGAGTTTGGCAGTCCGGTAGCCGAAAAGAGTCCAGAAAAGAATTTGAGTTGGAGAAACAAAATTTACCCAAGGTTGAAAGTCAGTCGGATATGCCAATTAAGATACAGCCTTACATCAGCAAACGAATG AGAACTGATTCGAGTCAATAA